One genomic segment of Sphingomonas sp. KR3-1 includes these proteins:
- a CDS encoding alpha-amylase family glycosyl hydrolase gives MKHAFAFLLALGSAPAAAQDYRARLPQDEVIYFVLPDRFANGDSANDRGGLTGGRSKTGFDPSDAHYYHGGDLKGLASKLSYLQSLGITAIWVAPIFVNKPVQGAAGQQSAGYHGYWITDFTHVDPHLGTDADFKALVDAAHARGMKLYMDIVVNHTADVIQYRECGACSYRSRADYPYARRGGVHGAPINPGFAGDAIGTAANFAHLTDPRYAYTPFVPDAERAAKHPVWLNEPIYYHNRGDSTFAGESSTMGDFIGLDDLMTEHPRVLAGMIEIYGSWIDRFGVDGFRIDTARHVNPEFWAAFVPAMLERAKARNIAHFHIFGEVADPAAQAAHTITAKLPSVLDFAFRQAVLDSVAGAKGTDVFETLFDGDVLYAGGADTAAILPTFTGNHDNGRFAWFVRKAFPQASEAEVLQRVLLSNALLLTLRGVPVIYAGDEQGFSGGANDVDAREDQFGSKVEQYNAHRLVGSTATTATPRFEESGALFREIAALARLRTATPALTRGRQLLRAREDKPGLLAISRFDPVTGGEVLLAFNTSTEPLTRQVQVETRSIRFHPLAGNCAATASAPGSLTITLPPLGYAVCAAETQQ, from the coding sequence ATGAAGCACGCTTTTGCCTTTCTCCTGGCGCTCGGTTCGGCTCCAGCCGCCGCGCAGGACTACCGCGCCCGCCTGCCCCAGGACGAGGTGATCTACTTCGTCCTCCCCGATCGCTTCGCCAATGGCGACTCCGCGAACGACCGCGGCGGCCTTACCGGCGGCCGCAGCAAGACCGGCTTCGATCCTTCGGACGCGCATTACTATCACGGCGGGGACCTGAAGGGCCTGGCTAGCAAGCTCTCCTATCTCCAGTCGCTCGGCATCACGGCGATCTGGGTCGCGCCGATCTTCGTCAACAAGCCCGTTCAGGGCGCCGCCGGCCAGCAGAGCGCCGGCTATCACGGCTATTGGATCACCGATTTCACCCATGTCGATCCGCATCTGGGAACGGACGCGGACTTCAAGGCGCTGGTCGACGCGGCGCATGCCCGCGGCATGAAGCTCTACATGGACATCGTCGTGAACCACACGGCCGATGTCATCCAGTATCGCGAATGCGGCGCCTGCTCCTATCGCAGCCGCGCCGACTATCCATATGCGCGTCGGGGCGGCGTGCACGGCGCCCCGATCAACCCGGGCTTCGCAGGCGATGCGATCGGGACAGCGGCGAACTTCGCCCACCTCACCGACCCGCGCTACGCCTACACGCCCTTCGTCCCCGATGCGGAAAGGGCGGCCAAGCATCCGGTCTGGCTCAACGAGCCGATCTATTATCATAACCGCGGCGACTCGACCTTTGCGGGAGAGAGTTCGACGATGGGCGACTTCATCGGGCTCGACGATCTGATGACCGAGCATCCGCGCGTGCTTGCGGGGATGATCGAGATCTATGGCAGCTGGATCGATCGCTTCGGCGTCGACGGCTTCCGCATCGACACGGCGCGCCATGTGAACCCGGAATTCTGGGCGGCCTTCGTCCCCGCAATGCTCGAACGGGCAAAAGCGAGGAACATCGCGCACTTCCACATCTTCGGCGAAGTCGCCGATCCGGCGGCCCAGGCGGCGCACACGATCACCGCCAAGCTCCCCTCCGTCCTCGACTTCGCCTTCCGCCAGGCGGTGCTCGACAGCGTCGCCGGGGCCAAGGGCACCGACGTGTTCGAGACGCTGTTCGACGGCGATGTGCTTTATGCCGGAGGCGCCGACACCGCCGCGATCCTGCCGACCTTCACCGGCAATCACGACAATGGCCGCTTTGCCTGGTTCGTCCGCAAGGCATTCCCCCAGGCAAGCGAGGCGGAAGTGCTCCAGCGCGTCCTCCTCTCCAACGCGCTGCTGCTCACCCTGCGCGGGGTTCCAGTGATCTATGCGGGCGACGAGCAGGGCTTTTCGGGCGGCGCGAACGATGTCGATGCGCGCGAGGACCAGTTCGGCAGCAAGGTCGAGCAGTATAACGCGCACAGGCTGGTCGGCAGCACCGCAACCACCGCAACCCCGCGCTTCGAGGAAAGCGGCGCGCTCTTTCGCGAGATCGCCGCGCTGGCCCGCCTGCGCACCGCCACGCCGGCGCTGACCCGCGGCCGCCAGCTGCTGCGCGCCCGGGAGGACAAGCCCGGTCTGCTCGCCATCTCGCGCTTCGATCCCGTCACCGGCGGCGAAGTGCTGCTCGCCTTCAACACGTCCACCGAGCCGCTGACCCGCCAGGTGCAGGTCGAGACGCGCTCCATCCGTTTCCATCCCCTTGCCGGAAACTGCGCCGCCACGGCCAGCGCCCCCGGCTCCCTGACCATCACCCTGCCACCGCTCGGCTATGCGGTGTGCGCGGCGGAGACCCAGCAGTGA
- a CDS encoding tryptophan halogenase family protein codes for MQSEQPIRIVIAGGGTAGWMAAAAFARFLGPRYRITLVESEEIGTVGVGEATIPQIRLFNASLGIDENQFIAATQASFKLAIEFVGWTKSGRYMHAFGDVGRDNGLLAFHHIWLRGLTEGLSRPLAGYSLNNAAALANRMQRGPARTARMLPEMPYAFHFDAGLYAKFLRELAESGGVERIEGRIASIERDGESGDVTALRLDGAREVAGDLFIDCTGFRALLIGEALGAGYEDWSALLPCDRAMAVPSARARDFTPYTRATAHGAGWQWRIPLQHRTGNGLVYSSAHLSDDEAAARLLAGLDEPALGDPRRLRFTAGKRQGFWKHNVIALGLASGFLEPLESTSIHMIQSGIERILKLLPGAGVSQVQRDEYDRQTHLEYDRVRDFLVLHYWANDRDEPFWRERREVPLPEGLEHKVALWRAAGQLVRGEADLFSEVAWLQVLAGQGIAAQGHHPLADAVPREQVAEYLELVEALNAREVAQMPDHAAYVAQHCAGVKT; via the coding sequence GTGCAGAGTGAGCAGCCGATCCGGATCGTGATCGCGGGCGGCGGCACCGCGGGCTGGATGGCCGCGGCGGCCTTCGCGCGGTTCCTCGGCCCCCGCTACCGGATCACGCTGGTCGAGTCCGAGGAGATCGGCACGGTCGGCGTCGGCGAGGCGACGATCCCGCAGATCCGGCTGTTCAACGCCAGCCTCGGCATCGACGAGAACCAGTTCATCGCCGCTACCCAGGCTTCGTTCAAACTCGCTATCGAGTTCGTCGGCTGGACCAAAAGCGGGCGCTACATGCACGCGTTCGGCGATGTCGGCCGCGACAATGGGCTGCTCGCCTTCCACCATATCTGGCTGCGCGGGCTCACCGAGGGCCTGTCCAGGCCGCTCGCCGGCTATTCGCTCAACAATGCCGCGGCGCTGGCCAACCGCATGCAGCGCGGCCCGGCACGGACGGCGCGGATGCTGCCCGAAATGCCCTATGCCTTCCATTTCGACGCCGGGCTCTATGCGAAGTTCCTGCGCGAGCTGGCGGAGAGCGGCGGCGTCGAGCGGATCGAGGGGCGCATTGCTTCGATCGAACGCGATGGCGAGAGCGGCGACGTCACTGCTCTCCGGCTTGACGGCGCGCGCGAAGTCGCAGGCGACCTGTTCATCGACTGCACCGGCTTCCGCGCGCTGCTGATCGGCGAGGCGCTGGGCGCCGGCTACGAGGATTGGAGCGCCCTCCTCCCCTGCGACCGCGCCATGGCCGTGCCGAGCGCGCGTGCCCGCGACTTCACGCCCTATACCCGCGCCACCGCGCATGGCGCTGGCTGGCAATGGCGCATCCCGCTGCAGCACCGCACCGGCAACGGCCTGGTCTATTCCAGCGCGCATCTCTCCGACGACGAAGCCGCCGCCCGTCTGCTCGCCGGGCTCGACGAACCCGCGCTCGGTGATCCCCGTCGGCTGCGCTTCACCGCCGGCAAGCGGCAGGGCTTCTGGAAGCACAACGTCATCGCGCTCGGCCTGGCGAGCGGCTTCCTCGAGCCGCTCGAATCGACCAGTATCCATATGATCCAGTCGGGCATCGAGCGGATCCTCAAGCTGCTCCCCGGCGCGGGGGTCAGTCAGGTCCAGCGCGACGAATATGACCGCCAGACGCATCTCGAATATGACCGCGTCCGCGACTTCCTAGTACTGCATTATTGGGCGAACGACCGCGACGAACCCTTCTGGCGCGAGCGCCGCGAAGTCCCGTTGCCCGAGGGCCTCGAACACAAGGTCGCGCTCTGGCGCGCCGCCGGCCAGCTCGTCCGCGGCGAGGCGGACCTGTTCAGCGAAGTCGCCTGGCTCCAGGTCCTCGCCGGCCAGGGCATCGCCGCACAAGGCCACCATCCGCTCGCCGATGCCGTGCCGCGCGAGCAGGTCGCCGAATATCTCGAGCTGGTCGAGGCGCTGAACGCCCGCGAAGTCGCCCAGATGCCCGATCATGCTGCGTACGTGGCGCAGCATTGTGCGGGGGTTAAGACATGA
- a CDS encoding TonB-dependent receptor, with translation MALSNHAAILRARSALSLGTSTRTLGAALLLLGATPAFAQDATPAPAPADQSDDGAALVVTGIRASLTSSANIKRNNVTIVDSVSSEDIGKLPDVSIADSLARIPGVTAQRLEGRDQRLSIRGLGPDFSTTLLNGREQVTVGDNRGVEYDQYPSEFFKNVNVYKSADASLIAAGVSGTVDLRMLRPLEQKKDTFIVSARGQMNEKDKLNPDGTRYGYKASATYVGKFANDTLGIALGVSAQSTPTQIERYAAWGFPNEPAAGGNLFLGGAKPYVQSNLLKRYGGVATVEWAPSDNFHSTLDLLYSHFEETQHLRGIEFGVAPTWGSNGTIAPGYTVQNGLVTDATISNLVNVQRNDLNQRKAENFSIGWNNDLKLSDTIHLNVDASWSRATRTDFLLETYSGTGYNSSGVKDTIKIHQNADGTYDIVPTLDYTNTSIIKLTDPRGWGYNGTTAVVQAGFLNRPDFVDDLKSLRAGFKGEISGSVLSGWEVGGNYSRREKQSRYTSYFLCPKGGGTNCTVASGTPTSVAVPADAILDPVSLDYLGVPKMLTLDPMKIYALLNSVYDNRPESLVRDNTVTEDVLTGYAKLTVDGLVGGKPLKGSLGVQVVHTKQGGVGQIASLLNGAVTISPVDASTSYTNFLPSASFSLELEPSFYIKLGAAQTMVRPRLDQERVTQAVSIDISKIGMGSLPQNSPFSSNGGNANLRPYQSTNIDISFEKYLGNGGGYLALTGFFKHLTDFVDPNNSVLYDFSALLPALTPAQQATVRAQNAQVGLVTAPANTGRGDIMGVEATASLPFTVFSSSLDGFGIFASGTYVDSKIRYANNATPITLPGQSKWVATGTAYFEKNGFQARATYRWRDSFLAELAGLSANPEYRLGRAEGVLDAQIGYEFKSGPLTGLSILAQGKNLTDQPFVTTEANDSRLVREYQRYGRDYYLGISYKF, from the coding sequence ATGGCATTGTCCAATCACGCCGCGATTCTGCGCGCCCGCTCGGCGCTTTCGCTCGGCACGAGCACCCGCACGCTCGGCGCCGCATTGCTGCTGCTGGGCGCTACCCCGGCCTTCGCCCAGGATGCGACGCCCGCACCGGCGCCGGCCGACCAAAGCGACGACGGCGCCGCACTCGTCGTCACCGGTATCCGCGCCTCGCTGACCTCGTCGGCGAACATCAAGCGCAACAACGTCACCATCGTCGACTCGGTCTCCTCGGAAGACATCGGCAAGCTGCCTGACGTCTCGATCGCCGACTCGCTCGCCCGCATCCCCGGCGTCACCGCCCAGCGCCTCGAGGGCCGCGACCAGCGCCTGTCGATCCGCGGCCTCGGCCCGGATTTCTCGACCACGTTGCTCAACGGTCGCGAGCAGGTCACCGTCGGTGACAATCGCGGCGTCGAGTACGACCAGTATCCGTCCGAATTCTTCAAGAACGTCAATGTCTACAAGTCGGCCGACGCCTCGCTGATCGCCGCGGGCGTCTCGGGCACCGTCGACCTGCGCATGCTGCGCCCGCTCGAGCAGAAGAAGGACACGTTCATCGTCTCGGCCCGCGGCCAGATGAACGAGAAGGACAAGCTCAATCCGGACGGCACGCGCTATGGCTACAAGGCGTCGGCGACCTATGTCGGCAAGTTCGCCAACGACACGCTCGGCATCGCGCTCGGCGTTTCGGCGCAGAGCACGCCCACCCAGATCGAGCGCTACGCCGCCTGGGGCTTCCCGAACGAGCCCGCCGCCGGCGGCAACCTGTTCCTCGGCGGCGCCAAGCCCTATGTCCAGTCGAACCTGCTGAAGCGCTATGGCGGCGTTGCCACTGTGGAATGGGCGCCGAGCGACAATTTCCACTCGACGCTCGACCTGCTCTATTCGCACTTCGAGGAGACTCAGCACCTGCGCGGCATCGAGTTCGGCGTCGCGCCGACCTGGGGCTCGAACGGCACGATCGCGCCGGGCTACACCGTGCAGAACGGTCTGGTGACCGACGCGACGATCAGCAACCTGGTCAACGTTCAGCGCAACGACCTCAACCAGCGCAAGGCCGAGAACTTCTCGATCGGCTGGAACAACGACCTGAAGCTGAGCGACACGATCCACTTGAACGTGGACGCCAGCTGGAGCCGCGCGACCCGCACCGACTTCCTGCTCGAGACCTATTCGGGCACCGGCTATAATTCGAGCGGCGTCAAGGACACGATCAAGATCCACCAGAACGCCGACGGCACCTATGACATCGTGCCGACGCTCGACTACACCAACACCAGCATCATCAAGCTGACCGATCCGCGCGGCTGGGGCTATAACGGCACCACCGCCGTGGTGCAGGCCGGCTTCCTCAACCGCCCCGATTTCGTCGACGACCTCAAGTCGCTGCGCGCCGGCTTCAAGGGCGAGATCAGCGGCAGCGTGCTGAGCGGCTGGGAAGTGGGCGGCAACTACAGCCGCCGCGAGAAGCAGAGCCGCTACACCAGCTACTTCCTCTGCCCCAAGGGCGGCGGCACCAACTGCACCGTCGCCAGCGGCACGCCGACCAGCGTCGCGGTGCCCGCCGATGCAATCCTCGATCCGGTGAGCCTCGACTATCTCGGCGTGCCCAAGATGCTCACGCTCGATCCGATGAAGATCTATGCGCTGCTCAACTCGGTCTATGACAACCGCCCGGAATCGCTGGTGCGCGACAACACGGTCACCGAGGACGTGCTGACCGGCTATGCCAAGCTGACCGTGGACGGCCTGGTCGGCGGCAAGCCGCTCAAGGGCTCGCTCGGCGTCCAGGTCGTCCACACCAAGCAGGGCGGCGTCGGCCAGATCGCCAGCCTCCTCAACGGCGCAGTGACCATCTCGCCGGTGGATGCCTCGACCAGCTACACCAACTTCCTGCCCTCGGCCTCGTTCAGCCTCGAGCTGGAGCCCAGCTTCTACATCAAGCTCGGCGCCGCGCAGACGATGGTGCGCCCGCGCCTCGACCAGGAGCGCGTGACCCAGGCGGTGTCGATCGACATCTCCAAGATCGGCATGGGCAGCCTGCCGCAGAACAGCCCGTTCAGCTCGAACGGCGGCAATGCGAACCTGCGCCCCTATCAGTCGACCAATATCGACATCTCGTTCGAGAAGTATCTCGGCAATGGCGGCGGCTATCTGGCGCTGACCGGCTTCTTCAAGCACCTCACCGACTTCGTCGATCCGAACAATTCGGTGCTCTACGACTTCTCGGCGCTGCTCCCGGCGCTGACGCCGGCGCAGCAGGCGACGGTGCGGGCCCAGAACGCGCAGGTCGGCCTGGTCACCGCACCGGCGAACACCGGCCGCGGCGACATCATGGGCGTGGAAGCGACGGCCTCGCTGCCCTTCACCGTGTTCAGTTCGTCGCTCGACGGGTTCGGCATCTTCGCCAGCGGCACCTATGTCGACAGCAAGATCCGCTACGCCAACAACGCGACGCCGATCACGCTGCCCGGCCAGTCGAAATGGGTCGCCACCGGCACCGCCTATTTCGAGAAGAACGGCTTCCAGGCGCGTGCCACCTATCGCTGGCGCGACAGCTTCCTGGCCGAGCTGGCCGGGCTTTCGGCAAACCCGGAATACCGCCTGGGCCGTGCCGAAGGCGTGCTCGATGCGCAGATCGGCTATGAGTTCAAAAGCGGCCCGCTGACCGGCCTCTCGATCCTCGCCCAGGGCAAGAACCTCACCGATCAGCCCTTCGTCACCACCGAGGCGAACGACAGCCGCCTGGTGCGCGAATATCAGCGTTACGGCCGCGACTATTATCTCGGCATCTCGTACAAGTTCTGA
- a CDS encoding LacI family DNA-binding transcriptional regulator, with protein sequence MASPDKPTSFDIAALAGVSQPTVSRALRGDPTVNEGTRKRIEAIATQIGYKVDKNASSLRRGQSSTLALLFFEDPLPDGTAINPFFLAMLGSILRTCAKRGYDLLTSFQQLSSNWHKDYEDARKADGLILLGYGDYELYRARLQDLVRQGTHFVRWGSVELDGLGTTIGCDNMLGGRLAAEHLLAQGRRRLAFIGDATSHYPEFRDRYHGFCDTQLAAGIEPDPRLQVGALSIEESGFAAARELLRGGVPFDAIFAASDLIAIGALRALQEAGKSVPGDVAVVGFDDIPAASLTHPPLTTIAQDYNAAGEALVDTVIGEISNRSSELTLLPPTLIVRRTS encoded by the coding sequence ATGGCCTCGCCGGACAAGCCGACATCGTTCGACATCGCGGCATTGGCGGGGGTCTCGCAGCCGACGGTGAGCCGTGCGCTGCGCGGCGATCCCACCGTCAACGAAGGCACCCGCAAGCGGATCGAGGCAATCGCCACGCAGATCGGCTACAAGGTCGACAAGAACGCATCCTCGCTGCGCCGCGGGCAGAGCAGCACGCTGGCGCTGCTGTTCTTCGAGGATCCGCTGCCCGACGGCACGGCGATCAATCCCTTCTTCCTGGCGATGCTCGGCTCGATCCTGCGCACCTGCGCCAAACGGGGATACGACCTGCTCACCTCGTTCCAGCAGCTCTCGTCCAACTGGCACAAGGATTATGAGGATGCCCGCAAGGCCGACGGGCTGATCCTGCTCGGCTATGGCGACTATGAGCTCTACCGCGCTCGCCTCCAGGACCTGGTGCGCCAGGGGACGCATTTCGTGCGCTGGGGCTCGGTCGAGCTCGACGGGCTGGGCACCACCATCGGCTGCGACAACATGCTCGGCGGGCGGCTGGCGGCGGAGCATCTGCTTGCCCAGGGCCGGCGGCGGCTGGCGTTCATCGGCGACGCGACCAGCCACTATCCCGAGTTCCGCGACCGCTATCACGGCTTTTGCGACACCCAGCTCGCCGCCGGGATCGAGCCCGATCCGCGGCTTCAGGTCGGGGCGCTCTCCATCGAGGAATCTGGGTTCGCCGCGGCCCGGGAGCTGCTGCGCGGCGGCGTGCCCTTCGATGCGATCTTCGCGGCGTCGGACCTGATCGCCATCGGCGCGCTCAGGGCACTGCAGGAGGCGGGCAAGTCAGTGCCGGGCGACGTCGCCGTGGTCGGGTTCGACGACATTCCCGCCGCCAGCCTGACCCATCCGCCGCTCACCACGATCGCCCAGGACTATAACGCTGCCGGCGAGGCGCTGGTCGATACGGTGATCGGCGAGATCAGCAATCGCTCCTCCGAGCTCACGCTGCTGCCGCCGACGCTGATCGTCCGCCGGACGAGCTGA
- the gluP gene encoding glucose/galactose MFS transporter — translation MSQAAAPSRFAFASVTALFFGWGFICANNDPLLAAARRVFGLNYTQALLTQIASFAAFALLSLPAAALLARLGAVRTIWLALGGMAAGCVAMQGIRWLPDFAVVLAAIFVLASGVTVLQVAANPLAAALGPPERSHYRLTLAHSFNALGVVCGVHFGARFVLAGDVFRSTAPIRDAAERASGIAAMAGAYLVMALLLAVLAALILVARRPIAGAEIPQPGGSALAALRSRWALLGALGIALYVGAEVTIGSTLILYLSQPGTLALPLDAAGGYVANLYWGGALVGRFAGSWALRHIPAPRLLALAGLAAAVLCLASLILPGPASAWCLLAVGLCNSIMFPTIFALTLERSAAPTAATSGLLILAIGPGAALPLLAGGIADRAGLGWAFAVPALAYCYILAFALSSSGGRSASAAAA, via the coding sequence TTGAGCCAGGCCGCCGCGCCTTCCCGCTTCGCCTTTGCCAGCGTCACCGCGCTGTTCTTCGGCTGGGGCTTCATCTGCGCCAACAACGATCCGCTGCTCGCCGCCGCGCGGCGGGTGTTCGGGCTGAACTACACCCAGGCGCTGCTCACCCAGATCGCCTCCTTCGCCGCCTTCGCGCTCCTGTCGCTCCCCGCCGCAGCGCTGCTCGCCCGGCTCGGCGCGGTGCGGACGATCTGGCTGGCGCTTGGCGGCATGGCCGCCGGCTGCGTGGCGATGCAGGGCATCCGCTGGCTTCCCGACTTCGCCGTCGTCCTCGCCGCGATCTTCGTGCTGGCGAGCGGCGTGACCGTCCTCCAGGTCGCCGCCAACCCGCTTGCCGCCGCGCTCGGTCCGCCCGAGCGCAGCCATTACCGGCTCACCCTCGCCCATTCGTTCAACGCGCTCGGCGTGGTCTGCGGCGTCCATTTCGGCGCGCGTTTCGTACTGGCGGGCGACGTCTTCCGCTCTACCGCGCCGATCCGCGACGCGGCGGAACGCGCATCGGGCATCGCCGCGATGGCAGGCGCCTATCTCGTGATGGCGTTGCTCCTCGCCGTCCTCGCTGCGCTGATCCTCGTCGCCCGCCGCCCGATCGCCGGCGCCGAGATCCCCCAGCCCGGCGGCAGCGCGCTGGCCGCGCTGCGTTCTCGCTGGGCGCTGCTCGGGGCGCTCGGCATCGCGCTCTATGTCGGCGCCGAAGTGACGATCGGCAGCACGCTGATCCTCTATCTGTCGCAGCCCGGCACGCTCGCCCTGCCGCTCGACGCCGCCGGCGGCTATGTCGCGAACCTCTATTGGGGCGGCGCGCTGGTCGGCCGCTTCGCCGGGAGCTGGGCGCTGCGTCACATTCCCGCGCCCCGCCTGCTGGCCCTCGCCGGCCTCGCCGCCGCCGTCCTCTGCCTCGCCTCGCTGATATTGCCCGGCCCGGCCAGCGCCTGGTGCCTGCTCGCAGTGGGGCTGTGCAATTCGATCATGTTCCCGACGATCTTCGCGCTTACGCTCGAGCGCTCCGCCGCCCCGACCGCCGCCACCTCGGGCCTGCTCATCCTCGCTATCGGCCCCGGCGCCGCGCTGCCGCTGCTCGCCGGCGGCATCGCCGACCGCGCCGGGCTCGGCTGGGCCTTTGCCGTGCCCGCGCTGGCCTATTGCTACATCCTGGCGTTCGCGCTCAGCTCGTCCGGCGGACGATCAGCGTCGGCGGCAGCAGCGTGA
- a CDS encoding glycoside hydrolase family 30 beta sandwich domain-containing protein — protein sequence MRALPAVLSPLLLLAATAAAPVPRPSVEVWLTLPDKSTLLARQPSLPLQRGTTGTIAVDPGKRYQKMVGFGAAITDASAYLIQRRMTPQQRTALLRELFGTQGFAFTRLTVGASDFSRSHYSYDDMPKGATDPALAHFSIAPARADVLPTVRAARAINPSLAVMLSPWSAPGWMKSTDSLVKGTLRTEAYAPFARYLGKTVQAFAAQIGPIDYLSIQNEPDFEPENYPGMRLSAAQRARIIGDHVGPEFARAGIRTRILDWDHNWDKPEHPLGVLADPAANRYVAGVAWHCYGGDVAAQSKVRDAFPAKDVFFTECSGGEWSGPWADSWSWTLRTLVMGAPRNWARGVLLWNLALDEAHGPHLGGCSDCRGVVTIDSRTGAVTRNPEYYALGQASRFVRPGAWRIASTSTPGGIETVAYANPDGTRVLIAFNAAAETQPVDVTAEGSHFAYRLAPHGAVTFRWRRPR from the coding sequence ATGCGCGCCCTGCCCGCCGTCCTGAGCCCTTTGCTCCTGCTCGCTGCCACCGCCGCGGCGCCCGTTCCCAGGCCGAGCGTCGAGGTGTGGCTGACCCTGCCCGACAAGTCGACGCTGCTCGCCAGGCAGCCCTCGCTCCCCCTCCAGCGCGGCACCACCGGCACGATCGCGGTCGATCCGGGCAAGCGCTACCAGAAGATGGTCGGCTTCGGCGCGGCGATCACCGATGCCTCGGCCTATCTGATCCAGCGCCGGATGACCCCGCAGCAGCGCACCGCCCTGCTCCGCGAGCTGTTCGGCACCCAGGGCTTCGCCTTCACCCGGCTCACCGTCGGCGCCTCGGACTTCTCGCGCAGCCACTACAGCTATGACGACATGCCCAAGGGCGCGACCGATCCGGCGCTCGCCCATTTCTCGATCGCGCCGGCGCGCGCGGACGTCCTGCCCACGGTCCGCGCCGCCCGGGCGATCAACCCCAGCCTTGCCGTGATGCTCTCGCCGTGGAGCGCGCCGGGCTGGATGAAATCGACCGACTCGCTGGTGAAGGGCACGCTCCGTACCGAAGCCTATGCCCCCTTCGCCCGCTATCTCGGCAAGACCGTCCAGGCCTTCGCCGCGCAGATCGGCCCGATCGACTATCTCAGCATCCAGAACGAGCCCGATTTCGAGCCGGAAAACTATCCCGGCATGCGCCTCAGCGCCGCCCAGCGCGCCCGGATCATCGGCGACCATGTCGGCCCCGAATTCGCCCGGGCGGGCATCCGCACCAGGATCCTCGACTGGGATCATAATTGGGACAAGCCCGAGCACCCGCTCGGCGTCCTCGCCGATCCCGCCGCCAATCGCTACGTCGCGGGCGTCGCCTGGCATTGCTATGGCGGCGACGTCGCCGCGCAGAGCAAGGTCCGCGACGCCTTTCCCGCCAAGGACGTGTTCTTCACCGAATGCTCGGGCGGCGAATGGTCCGGCCCCTGGGCGGACAGCTGGAGCTGGACGCTGCGCACGCTGGTGATGGGCGCCCCGCGCAACTGGGCGCGCGGCGTGCTGCTGTGGAACCTGGCGCTCGACGAGGCGCACGGCCCCCATCTCGGCGGCTGCAGCGATTGCCGCGGCGTGGTGACGATCGACAGCAGGACCGGCGCGGTCACCCGCAATCCCGAATATTATGCGCTCGGCCAGGCCTCGCGCTTCGTCCGCCCCGGCGCCTGGCGGATCGCGTCGACCAGCACGCCCGGCGGCATCGAGACCGTCGCCTATGCCAATCCCGACGGCACCCGCGTGCTGATCGCGTTCAACGCCGCCGCGGAGACGCAACCGGTCGACGTCACTGCCGAGGGCAGCCACTTCGCCTATCGCCTGGCCCCGCACGGCGCCGTCACCTTCCGCTGGCGCAGACCGCGTTGA
- a CDS encoding cupin-like domain-containing protein — protein MNPIRVWHDVTPAIFQEIRAAGEPAVMQGLAADWPLVRAADAAGYLRGLALPGSVNYMRAPPEVEGRMHYGATIASRNFVREEASFGTFLDRLAEQAVADRPDAMALQGLPAAQLMPGFAEANPMPLVPGIAPRLWIGNAAKVAIHHDPTENIAVVGAGRRRFTLFAPEQVGNLYMGPFDPTPAGVQVSMVHLTAPDLTRYPRFATALEAGLVAELDPGDALYIPYQWYHHVEALDAFNVLVNYWWDPVPDASPWEAMMHGFVSLRSLPADQRRAWRAMFNRYVFMTDGDPGEHLPHEARGVLGAHSPQAIAQMRAMLFDGLRKRLRR, from the coding sequence ATGAACCCCATTCGCGTCTGGCACGACGTTACTCCCGCGATCTTCCAGGAAATCCGCGCGGCCGGCGAGCCCGCGGTGATGCAGGGGCTGGCCGCCGACTGGCCGTTGGTGCGCGCCGCGGATGCCGCAGGCTATCTGCGCGGCCTCGCGCTGCCCGGCAGCGTCAACTACATGCGTGCCCCGCCCGAGGTGGAGGGGCGGATGCACTATGGCGCCACGATAGCCTCGCGCAATTTCGTCCGTGAGGAAGCGAGCTTCGGCACCTTCCTTGATCGGCTGGCCGAACAGGCCGTCGCGGATCGCCCAGATGCGATGGCGCTGCAGGGCCTGCCCGCGGCGCAGCTGATGCCGGGCTTTGCCGAGGCCAACCCGATGCCGCTGGTGCCGGGCATCGCGCCGCGGCTGTGGATCGGCAATGCCGCCAAGGTGGCGATCCACCACGACCCGACCGAGAATATCGCCGTGGTCGGCGCCGGCCGCCGCCGCTTCACGCTGTTCGCGCCCGAGCAGGTCGGCAACCTCTATATGGGCCCGTTCGACCCGACGCCGGCGGGGGTGCAGGTGAGCATGGTCCACCTGACCGCGCCCGATCTGACACGCTACCCGCGCTTTGCCACAGCGCTGGAAGCCGGGCTGGTCGCCGAGCTCGATCCGGGCGACGCGCTCTACATCCCCTATCAATGGTATCATCATGTCGAGGCGCTCGACGCCTTCAACGTGCTGGTGAACTATTGGTGGGATCCGGTGCCAGATGCCTCGCCCTGGGAGGCGATGATGCACGGCTTCGTCAGCCTGCGCAGCCTGCCGGCCGACCAGCGCCGGGCGTGGCGCGCGATGTTCAACCGCTATGTATTCATGACCGACGGCGACCCCGGGGAGCATCTGCCGCATGAGGCGCGCGGCGTGCTCGGCGCGCATTCTCCGCAGGCGATCGCGCAGATGCGGGCGATGCTGTTCGACGGGCTGCGGAAGCGGCTGCGGCGGTAG